The Xiphophorus maculatus strain JP 163 A chromosome 23, X_maculatus-5.0-male, whole genome shotgun sequence genome contains a region encoding:
- the LOC102222257 gene encoding START domain-containing protein 10-like, producing the protein MSILPNEGAFEDFKRQCLASENWLVKYDNGGKQVWIEVLPDRGINSPKIHKIKCRMSIEDVPAATMYDVIHDGQYRKEWDTNMMESYDIARLTDNADVGYYSWRCPKPIKNRDVVTLRSWRVKGDEYIVMNFSVKHPDFPIKNKIVRAVSLLTGYYVKATGPNSCIFIYLSQADPKGSLPKWVVNKASQVLAPRVLSSVHQAGKNYPAWKKKNSPDVKAWLNPKQNKLPYIDPAVLSIQRADSLENVDESSKLDGQDAEDSS; encoded by the exons atgaGTATTTTACCCAACGAGGGGGCTTTTGAGGACTTCAAGAGGCAATGTTTGGCCTCCGAGAACTGGCTGGTTAAATATGACAATGGTGGAAAGCAAGTTTGGATCGAAGTTCTTCCAGACAGGGGGATCAACTCACCCAAAATCCATAAAATCAAG TGTAGAATGAGCATCGAAGATGTGCCGGCTGCCACCATGTACGACGTTATTCATGACGGCCAGTACCGCAAGGAATGGGACACCAACATGATGGAGAGTTACGACATCGCCCGGCTCACTGACAATGCGGATGTGGGCTACTACTCAT GGCGCTGTCCAAAGCCGATAAAGAACAGAGACGTAGTGACTCTGCGTTCATGGCGGGTGAAGGGGGATGAGTACATTGTCATGAACTTCTCTGTCAAACACCCG GACTTCccgataaaaaacaaaattgtaagAGCAGTGTCACTCCTGACTGGTTATTACGTCAAAGCTACAGGACCAAACAGCtgtattttcatttatctttcACAAGCTGACCCAAAAG gtTCTCTTCCAAAATGGGTGGTGAACAAAGCATCCCAAGTCCTCGCTCCTCGG GTGTTGAGTAGCGTGCACCAGGCGGGAAAGAACTACCCAGCGTGGAAAAAGAAGAACTCTCCCGACGTGAAGGCCTGGCTCAACCCGAAGCAGAACAAGCTCCCCTACATAGACCCTGCCGTCCTGTCCATACAGAGAGCGGACTCTCTAGAAAACGTGGATGAAAGCTCCAAACTGGACGGTCAGGACGCTGAAGACAGCAGCTAA